The Myripristis murdjan chromosome 6, fMyrMur1.1, whole genome shotgun sequence sequence CCCAGgaacataaattaaaaatacattagtGCTACCACACAGCaccgtgatgatgatgatgatgatgatgatgatgatgatggtgatgatgatgatgatgatgatgatgatggtgatgatgatgcgAGTGAGGCTGATGGTGATGACGTTGTGTCATATAACGTGTAAAAATGACTGATGGTGATAATAATTGCAGCAggtttcccctctcctctctctttgcctgGCACAGcctcactttctttttcttttttttttgtttttttctttttctttaaccctcatcctctctcatcctctcatctTTCTGTTAGATTTCACAGGTGCCTTTTTCTGTTGTCCCacgttttcatgtgtttgtcaaTAAATTTGTTCCCAGCGACTTCATATCactgctttctctttctgtaatttaataataaaaaaatatatatatattgagtTGTTGCCACCACattccaataaaataaaataaaataaaataaaataaaataaaataaaataataaaaaataaaataaaatgaaataagaaaagaattaaataaataatccaaataatataaaattataaaaaataaaataaaataaacattactttTTAGTAAAGTGATAGTCTATTTGCATGGTatctaaaatgcaaatatgttcttttttgtaatataaatTTCAGCTTTTATCCCAAGTATAATCCTCATTACTACTTATTGTAAAAGCTTAATTACCATCATTTGATTCTGGTATCATTTAGTTTTCAGTAATTTCAGGAAAAcattgtttgtgttattttgaccCCGATATAAATTAACTGATATAAACCCACAGTCATTCAAACTTCAACACTGgttcattttatttgtctttcagCACAAAAGCAGATAGACCTGTCAAAACAAGGCTGAATAAATGTAATTCAAATCAAGACTTTCCAGTTAGatcataatgtaaaataaatgttaattacACAGAATTACAAACACCACAGGCAGTTATAGCACATGAAGAAAtctgtgtcttctctctctctctgtgtgtgtgtgtccttcaacATGACTGACTAAATTAGTGTCTTAATGACTAAATTAGGACCCAAGGCAAACATGAAGTCACTAAATAGTCCCATCTATTAAAACTGCATAAACAGAATTTGATGCTTTTGACTGTGACCCTCTGACCCCAATgcattgtatatatttttttaaagcacgacttaaaagaaaaacagaaaacagcaatatGAGGCCATTTGATGGGCAAAGTCATGAAGAATTTGACAGAGTgaagcatctgtgtgtgtgtgtgtgtgtgtgtgtgtgtgtgtgtgtgtgtgtgtgtgtgtgtgtgtgtgtgtgtgtgcaggactgAGGTTaatgctgcagctctgactgactCCATGTCCTTTGCTTGGAAAAGCCTCTCCTGAAAAGTTACTAGAAACTCCAGCCATCAGATAAATGAAGTgcgattaaaaaaaagtgctttttcGCTGTGAAACGTGTTGCAGGAAAAGTGGAGCGtctctcaaaatgaaaatggagaaacTGGAGGCTGCTGTGATTTGTGGGCCGTCTCCCCTGAAACTCAGCCAATAAAAAGCAGGATGCAGGTTTCAGTGGATGCTGCTACATGCATGAGGGACTCTCCTTAGCCCCAAacccatgatgatgatggtgatggtggtgatgatgatgatggactTCTCATTAGTGTGTTGCACAGGctgtatgcgtgtatgtgtgtgtgtgtgtgtgtgtgtgtgtgtgtgtgtgtgtgcacatctgccGAGCAGTGCGAACGACAAGAACATGGCCGCTCCTCCACACTGGCTGCTGCCGCGTTGCCAAGTCCACCTGTAAACTGCTGCCAGATactgagagcagtgtgtgtgtatgtgtgtgtgtgtgtgtgtgtgtgtgtgtgtgagagagagagagacagaagaaagagaaaagagagagagggacaaagaggTGTATTtgtgacagagaaagggagataaagatgagagaaacagatggagagagaatgtgtgagagaatagatagatagatagatagagaataaaagtgtatgtgtatgagaaggaggagagagagagagagagagagagagagagagagaggtggagagggagggaggagggggcggcGCACGGTGATTGGAAAATATCGAAGATGCTCGCGCTAATCCGGTGATGGGTCTCCGttaccggagggagggagggagaacaggagggaggggtctgttggaaaaaaaaaaaaaaaaaaaaaagaacgagcAGGGCGGGAGCATCGTGCGCCCGCGCGCCTCGTCCGTCCCTCCCGAGCCTTTTGTGTTTGAAACTCTCATATCTCACATATCAATAATTCAAgcgcgcgagagagagagcagacggAGCTCCCCCGCGCGCGCTATGAGTTCTGCTGCCTCGCGACTCGACCAGGGCCCCACCGCACCGCGCGCAACTCCCGCACACTCTGTCTCCAAGTGACACGGGAAGCCGCCGAGAAGTGCGActtgagagaggagaagaaagagtgaGAACCGGGGAGGCGACCGGAGATAACACGGGGTTACAGATTttccaaaaatacaataaaataaaaaaaaaaaaggacaaggaGAGTAAAACAAGGCAGTCTGGTTTGCCTTCACACGGAGATCCGGCGAGGGACAAGCGGCTTGCTTTTCCACTGAGCCTCAGCCAAACGGAGCGGCACCTGCTTACACCTTTATCCAACATTTTCAAGGTTCACCGGGGGGGAAACACCGGGAAACTCTTCCTGCCTTACTTTCTTTTGGGCTTTATCGGGAATTAGAGCCACGGTGTGAAGTGTGAAGCCGACCGAGGGAAGTCCGTTATGCTGACGTTTTGCCTGCTGAGTGCCATGTGGCTCGCGGCGAGCCCGGCCCGCGCTCAGAACGAGACGGAGCCGATCGTGCTCGAGGGGAAGTGCCTGGTGGTGTGCGACTCCAACCCGACCTCGGACCCCACGGGCACGGCGCTCGGGATCTCGGTGCGCTCGGGCAGCGCCAAGGTGGCGTTTTCCGCCGTGCGTAACACCAACCACGAGCCGTCCGAGATGAGCAACCGGACCATGGTGATCTACTTCGACCAGGTAGGACGGCAAAGAAAATCTGTTCTGTTTCTATTCCcgtttctattctattctgttttggAGCGGGTGGAAGAAAGACATGCAAGAAAGTGAATGAACTTTGGTAGGAAATGTAACCGGATGCTTTCCTGTTTGGCATCGACAGCTCTGTCCAAAATGTCCTTTATTTCTAAGGAATACCTGATTGCACATATAATCTATAGTTTaagatcgtgtgtgtgtgtgtgtgtgtgtgtgtgtgtgtgtggcacggGTGTAGCCTTGTCGTCAATGCTGTCTTACGCTGGGAAACTCCACTTATTTTAATTTCTCCCCATGAACTGTGggctaaaagtaaaaaaaaaaaaaaaggcaatgtgaTGAAAAAGCACAGGGGGTCAGATTTGATAAgctgtttattaatttatttatttgccaaacTGCCTTTTGTGCTGTACATTTCTAAAGAAGGAAGCTGTTACATGGAAATACAGGGGCGAGATATGCTGATTTTTTACGATATTGCTTGCAAACAGTGTCCTAGATATTTTACTACTGTTTCGCTTGATCTTTGCTCTCAACTGTGATGATAAAACAACTGGAAAATCAAATTCATGCTCTCGGTGCTTAATTGGAGCAAATGAATGCATTTGGTTATTTATATAAATCTCATGCTTGGCTCATTCTCAACAGTATCTGTAAAcattattaaagaaaaaaagcagtgtAAAACCTGAAGTTGCGTTAAACTAGGCGTTGACTTCACGCGCTGCGGTGGCTGACAAGTGCGCGAGGCAGCGTCTCGTGCGCCTCCGGTGACGGTCTCACGGGCGAGGGAGAGATGCTCCATCCCGGATGCTAAAAACGGAACGGAAATGAATGCACTTTATCTGTTTCTTGGGAGCGCTTCTTTTTATAGATAATACATCCCCAAAGTGGCGGAGGGGGAGGATGATAAGCCCGATAGGAACGACGTTTGAATATTTCAACTTTTTGAGCTGACAATACGGCATATGGGAACTGACATCTCGCCAAATAATTTAGTAACGGCAGGTCGCGAGGGCGAGGTCCTACCCGCGTGCCGTTAAAGGTTAATTCCCCTTCAAACTGCCGTTCAATTACAAGCCGTAGTTCGCCTCCGCCCATAAAACCAGACATTTGGCTGCAGAAATGCATAATtattgaatatttcatttggaAGATTGATTGAGTTCCTGCTCATTCCCCATAAAGTTTAGGAGTTGTGACCGGGGGAAAAGTCCTGGGTGGAAGTAGAAGGTTATTTCGCTGCAGCCGTGGATCCTGATGTGGGGTCCGGGGTCCCCACAGgggccttttttaaaaaattttgtTGGAGTCATGCAGCCACAAAATAAGGGGTGTTTAATTTCACTGCCACTAGAAATGCAAACAAGCACATTATGTGTAAGCGTGAGCAGCAGGATTAAACCAACAATGCCGAACAGCCTCTGGTGTGTGGGAGTGAAGCGAGTCAGAGGAGGACCGCGGCTGCTGCGCGGCTCCACGGCGTGAAGCCGTCTGAGAGCGCAGGTTCCAGGCTCACGCTAAACTCCTGCTTGTTCGTCGGGCTTGTCAGGCCGCCCGGGATGAAACGTTCATGTGCCCGAGTGGCTTCACTTCAGAGTGTGAGCAGCTCGGTGAAAGACTGATGAAGCGTGTACGACGCGACAATGAGAAATTCTGtgatctcttctctctctctctctctctctctctctctctctctctctctcactctctctctctccctctgtcctgtcTTTCCTCCAGATCTTAGTAAACGTGGGAAGGAATTTTGACGAGGAGAGGAGTAATTTCATCGCGCCGCGCAAAGGGATTTACAGTTTTAACTTCCATGTGGTCAAAGTCTACAACCGCCAAACCATACAGGTCAGTGACTAtatgtgtacctgtgtgtgtgtgtgtgtgtgtgtgtgtgtgtgcgtgctccaAACTGCAGCCCCCCTCCTTCCCCACCCACTCCCTGATGCTGCCCCCCGCCCCCTAACACCCCACACCCCTCATTAAAGTTGAATATCGTCAGGACCGGAAGTCATTTTGTAGATGTTTGAGATGTTTTTCCCGGGAGATGGCGGCGGTGGGAGGCGTTAACAGATGAAAGGCAGCCGCCCACCGCCCGCCGGCCCCATCATAATTAATCAACATGTGCAAAGAGCCCAAACGGAGCGCGTGCAGCTGGCGGGaacagggggggggggggggggcagcagcTCTGCTTAGGGAGGGAGCTTTccgttcagcaccacggacagcgactctctctctctctctctgttctgtgtctATGTCGCTCCACCTGCTGAACTGCTGGTGAGTGAACATACActatctcctccctctctctctctctctctccccctctctctctctctctctctctctctctttctaacattttacaaacatgtttttttttattattattcacacacaagcaaaccTTCATTTATATCCAGGAATGaaacaataatgttttttttttctctctctctctctctctctcccacacacacatatgctcatgcctacacatacacacacacagacacacacagttaatATTCTAATGTAGGCATAAAacaataacttttttcttttgtttgtcacacactcacactctctctctctctctctctcacacacacacacacacagtgcctacAGCGTtcttcatgctaactctcctttCATCTTACAAACGGCTCATTTTCCCAGCGCCTCAGACTCGATCTCCTCACGCTTTTGATGCATCAAATGATAGAAAACACTTGATTAGCCCTCACCCCCGTTTTAAGCAACGATTAGCATGCGCGCAACGACACTTTAAAAGGCCACGCGGCGTTAATTACAGTGTATCTTTTGCTAATTAAACTGTTGTGTAATTATGCTGTTGGCTCCCTGGGGCTTTGGCATTATGTTATGCTACTTATACTTTATTATGGGAGTCTTGAATTAATTAGCGtgtcagcaacaacaacaacaacagcaacaactacaacaacaacaagaatgaGGAGGCCGGGCGACATGTGAGGGGAGAAGCTGTGTGGAGGCCCAGTCGTCTGTGTGTCACTGCTAATAGACGGTGGATGGCAAACACTTGACTTGTGGCATTCAGACAATTAAGTCTGTTGTATGTCATAGAACGCAATGGTGATAATGTCTGTCACCTCACTAGTATTAGAGctgttttcattaattttgctgtttttccattaAAGAAGTTAATAGAAATCGATTGTGTTGGCGTTGAGCAGTAAAGAAGAGACAAAAATGGCTTTAAAAGACGAAGAACAAAGCTATTTTCAATCTGTTTGGACTATGTTTGATATCAGGCTGACTGACTGGGTTTGTTGGTCTTGgagtgcagcacacacagccaggcAGCCTGGTTAGATCACACAAAATGAAGCCATTGCAATATAACATTAAACTGGCTCTGATGCTCCAATTCCAGAGTATTAGTggcagaaaactgaaaaaatcagcattatgcattcaaataactgattttttttttgaaagcgcACTCCTTGCATGCTGCtaggaaaaatatatatttgccGTGACATGTTTCCTGACATGAAACAAACAGGTGTAGGTTCCCGTCTCTCCTCCAAGCGGCCAGACTGTGTGCTGTTTACCCTCCACCCCTTTCTATTCATCCTCCCATCCATCCCGCGCATCTGTTGTGTTGAAAACTCCCACTGTTTGATTGCCTTAGAGGCAGCCACTGCAGCGGGTGGAGGGGACGGGAGACAGcgggggaaaaagagagagcgcgGTGGGGACGGaggggaaggaaaagagagagggagggatgacacggaaagggagaggagagggagggatgagggggAGGTAAAGAGAGTGAGGCATcaaggagaaggggaggggaagaagaagggACGAGGGAGAGGGTAActtgagggaaagtgggaaaGGAGAGGCAggcgagagagaaaggaaagagaggaaaagggtgGCCAGGACAGGAGGGAAAggtgcacacagagagagagagagagaggcaggatgaAAGCCAGACAATACGGAGGTGAATATCGATTAGCGGCTTCTGTGTAGATGTAAAACGGGGCCGGATAAACAGGTTGTTCTGTCTCTCATCAATGCTGCTCTGCACAAATCTATCAATGAGAGGTGTGATGTGGGCACATCTCCCTTTCCTTCCTGCCTCATTCAAGCCTCAAACACGGCGCAAGgcatattttttattgaaccTACAGGATTCCTCTCAGCACTACCTGTCAAACTAATGGATATCTATAAAGTTTTAATACCGCCAGTAACGGCGAGCAGGTTATTACCATTACAGTTGCAGCCATTTACATTACCGGAAGCTATTTCTCCCAGCGCGGGTtcagacagaaataaataaattcacatcTCGTTTGGGGAACATGTTGTACCTGCGGCTTGGAACAGAGAGCTCACagatcagaaaaacaaacagacgaGGTGGTGTTGTGACAGTCGATACTCGGCAACGCGAGGCACTCTGTGGAGACTCTGGTGGGTTTTT is a genomic window containing:
- the cbln1 gene encoding cerebellin-1; translated protein: MLTFCLLSAMWLAASPARAQNETEPIVLEGKCLVVCDSNPTSDPTGTALGISVRSGSAKVAFSAVRNTNHEPSEMSNRTMVIYFDQILVNVGRNFDEERSNFIAPRKGIYSFNFHVVKVYNRQTIQVSLMHNGWPVISAFAGDQDVTREAASNGVLIQMEKGDRAYLKLERGNLMGGWKYSTFSGFLVFPM